In a genomic window of Acidobacteriota bacterium:
- a CDS encoding Gfo/Idh/MocA family oxidoreductase: MKERRAMGKPRVVMIGIGNWGKNIARNFAELSALAGIVEASEARREFARQKHPDVPLFESLAEASDAIGFDAVAIATPAPTHASVALEALRRGYHTFVEKPLALRVEDGVRLVAAARDAGKKLMVGHLLLHHPAIRKIKELIDDGSLGALRTIYSHRLNLGTVRKEENALWSFAPHDISVILHLLSEVPTEIQCSGGAFLQPGIHDTTLTALSFPSGAFAHIYVSWLHPFKEHRLVVVGDKRMAVFEDTRARDKLLLFDCGIDFIEGDPVKRYTEAVPVEYPQIEPLRTECQHFLESIAKDEAPLTDGENGLEVLRVLERAQAALVGKAAAAPAYRSTAQDGAYFVHDTAIVDDGVSIGRGTKIWHWSHVQSGARIGEKCVLGQNVNVGNNVVIGKGCKIQNNVSVYEGVELGDYVFCGPSMVFTNVIDPRSEFPQRGSEHYLPTKVGKSASIGANATIVCGSSIGEYAFVGAGAVVTKDVEPHALVLGNPARRVGTVCRCGKTLWWHAKPKPKECKKCGFVFSE; the protein is encoded by the coding sequence CGCAATTTTGCGGAACTTTCGGCCCTGGCCGGGATCGTCGAGGCTTCGGAGGCGCGCCGGGAGTTCGCGCGGCAAAAGCATCCGGATGTGCCTCTTTTTGAGAGCCTTGCCGAGGCCAGCGATGCGATCGGCTTCGACGCGGTGGCTATCGCGACACCGGCTCCGACACACGCGTCGGTCGCCCTGGAAGCGCTCCGGCGGGGCTACCACACCTTCGTCGAGAAGCCGCTGGCACTGAGGGTCGAAGATGGCGTTCGACTGGTAGCGGCGGCGCGTGACGCGGGCAAGAAGTTGATGGTTGGTCACCTGCTTTTGCACCATCCGGCGATCCGCAAGATCAAGGAACTCATCGACGACGGCAGTCTCGGTGCGCTGCGAACGATCTACTCGCACAGGCTCAACCTCGGGACGGTGCGCAAAGAGGAAAACGCTCTGTGGAGCTTTGCTCCTCACGACATCTCGGTCATTCTCCACCTGCTCTCGGAGGTTCCGACGGAGATCCAGTGCTCCGGTGGCGCCTTTCTCCAGCCGGGGATTCACGACACCACCTTGACGGCTCTCAGCTTTCCCAGCGGAGCGTTCGCCCACATCTATGTGAGCTGGCTGCATCCTTTCAAAGAGCATCGCCTGGTTGTCGTTGGTGACAAGAGGATGGCCGTTTTCGAGGATACGCGTGCCCGGGACAAGCTTCTTCTCTTCGATTGCGGAATCGATTTTATCGAAGGCGATCCCGTCAAGAGGTACACCGAGGCCGTTCCGGTCGAATATCCGCAGATAGAGCCGCTGCGAACGGAGTGTCAGCACTTCCTCGAAAGCATTGCGAAGGACGAGGCTCCCCTCACGGACGGTGAAAACGGCCTCGAAGTGCTGCGCGTGCTGGAACGCGCCCAGGCCGCACTGGTTGGCAAGGCGGCCGCGGCCCCGGCCTACCGCAGCACGGCGCAGGACGGCGCATACTTCGTTCACGACACGGCGATAGTCGACGACGGCGTTTCGATCGGCCGTGGCACCAAGATCTGGCATTGGAGCCACGTGCAGTCCGGCGCGAGGATTGGCGAGAAGTGCGTTCTGGGCCAGAACGTGAACGTAGGCAACAACGTCGTTATCGGGAAGGGGTGCAAGATTCAGAACAATGTCTCGGTCTACGAGGGCGTTGAACTCGGCGACTATGTTTTCTGCGGGCCGTCCATGGTCTTTACCAACGTCATCGATCCTCGCAGCGAATTCCCACAGCGGGGCTCCGAACACTACCTGCCGACAAAGGTGGGCAAGAGCGCGTCGATCGGGGCCAACGCCACGATCGTTTGCGGCAGTTCCATCGGCGAATACGCCTTCGTGGGCGCCGGGGCGGTCGTGACGAAAGACGTGGAACCCCACGCGCTGGTTCTGGGTAACCCGGCCAGGCGGGTCGGTACCGTCTGTCGTTGCGGCAAGACGCTGTGGTGGCACGCGAAGCCGAAACCGAAAGAATGTAAGAAGTGCGGCTTCGTTTTTTCTGAATAG